In one Zalophus californianus isolate mZalCal1 chromosome 10, mZalCal1.pri.v2, whole genome shotgun sequence genomic region, the following are encoded:
- the LOC113933692 gene encoding LOW QUALITY PROTEIN: C-reactive protein (The sequence of the model RefSeq protein was modified relative to this genomic sequence to represent the inferred CDS: substituted 1 base at 1 genomic stop codon): MDKLLLCLLVIVNLTGAFFQGDTYRKAFVFPRESDTSFVTLFAPVQKPLKAFAMCLQAYTASSRPXSLFSYATRAQHNEILLFREKLGLYSVPVGGSDIYFRVPETFYKPRHFCVTWESSTGITELWVDGKPMVRMSMKKGYTVGAGASIILGQEQDSFGGGFDSNQSLVGDIGDVNMRDYVLPPDGISTVHAGGVFSPNFLNWQNLKYEKRGEVFLKNQLWS; encoded by the exons ATGGATAAGTTGTTGCTGTGTCTCCTGGTCATCGTTAACCTCACTGGTGCTTTTTTCCAAGGAG ACACATACAGAAAGGCCTTTGTGTTCCCCAGAGAATCAGATACATCCTTTGTGACCCTGTTTGCTCCGGTGCAGAAGCCGCTGAAAGCTTTCGCCATGTGCCTACAAGCCTACACCGCCTCGTCCCGCCCTTAGAGCCTCTTCTCTTACGCCACCAGGGCGCAGCACAATGAGATCCTTCTCTTCAGGGAAAAGCTTGGCTTATACAGCGTACCTGTGGGTGGATCTGACATCTACTTCAGGGTTCCTGAGACCTTTTACAAACCAAGGCACTTCTGTGTTACCTGGGAGTCCAGCACGGGGATTACAGAGCTCTGGGTGGATGGGAAGCCCATGGTGAGGATGAGTATGAAGAAGGGGTACACTGTGGGGGCAGGAGCAAGCATCATCCTAGGGCAGGAGCAAGATTCATTCGGTGGGGGTTTTGATAGCAACCAGTCCTTGGTGGGAGACATTGGAGACGTAAACATGCGGGACTACGTGCTGCCGCCAGATGGTATCAGCACCGTCCACGCTGGTGGGGTCTTCAGCCCTAACTTCCTGAACTGGCAGAACCTGAAGTATGAAAAACGAGGTGAAGTGTTCCTCAAGAACCAGCTGTGGTCCTGA